Proteins encoded together in one Undibacterium sp. CCC3.4 window:
- a CDS encoding DUF1631 family protein: MDPNELLPAARKEFLRSFIRVLGPTLADASAAMFNMAEAAYNPLEQGQYLHAGAMLRRATEVEQSMREHLETLLTRSFQTTYNSFRPASVLNMSGGSLSLVDSSALESELMLKEITASFRTEAEEQIRDLNIRVALLFKQEHIRERENPFRPYLIARSIALAVDAYGLEAPLAMRLTNQLAASLAARVGSIYDSVNSYLAEQGVAAELQFKLKRQTSEPTPQAAAAEAAKENQDYVEIGGQRYDTSRRDISHDRTPGKLEQLFHSVRTLAAGLGRSGGSAGSGSEQGAARHASRGGTGVMTHFDSARQAESGAAEEAGVPEFATQDEPAFKWLGSNQLVGTTLRSFFDGSQATQASPSYASHAYGAAANQAASAPDDTAIAGSNAEARQDGSTEESSANEPSSSRTAIIATVHQLQKSFTAPVEQMFDNFGSIRNLILEQRNHLNALTADVDEQMTIDVVAMLFEFILSDPQVPAEIRAQLGRLQFLVLKVALRDPTLLTQKGHPARMLINRVGSISLGLKQIDPTGVHIATEISRIVATLLDDDSENAQLFTRMLDEFDAFIAKELRGSDTQINATVVAVEEVQNRTLRLVHISAQLHEALQKLSIDPYLREFLQSVWVRAIEFGEHQEARRGRRYRLLVPDLLWSIVAKSQPEDRTQLFALLPIILNTLREALGEIAYDPVRQKNLLDWLVDAHTTALRVASSMPAGRGLSLPAIHEHFFSFVYPSTDSPEQLQQEQDAPETQRILAQAIRDLDLKVDMLDQLLDAELGDESAAMALPLPLDISTEMIRERLRSGVSLEVKLGLKPSTGTLNWVDPKLNNLVLSLEGNEQPAIVSVRMFRRMIAHGRVRFLEAEPLFERAVQALLTSADALDQPLAA; the protein is encoded by the coding sequence AGGAGTTTCTCAGGTCCTTTATCCGTGTCTTAGGCCCGACTCTGGCCGATGCCAGTGCGGCAATGTTCAACATGGCGGAAGCGGCGTATAACCCGCTCGAGCAAGGGCAATATTTACATGCCGGCGCGATGCTGCGGCGCGCCACCGAAGTCGAACAAAGCATGCGCGAACATTTGGAAACCTTGCTCACTCGCAGTTTTCAAACTACCTACAACAGCTTCCGTCCGGCTTCGGTTCTCAACATGTCCGGCGGCAGCCTGTCTTTGGTCGATTCCAGCGCGCTCGAAAGCGAGCTGATGCTCAAGGAAATCACGGCCAGTTTTCGTACCGAAGCCGAGGAGCAGATTCGCGACCTCAATATTCGCGTCGCCCTGCTATTCAAGCAAGAACATATCCGTGAGCGTGAAAATCCGTTTCGTCCCTATCTGATCGCCCGCAGTATCGCACTGGCAGTCGATGCCTATGGCCTGGAAGCGCCCTTGGCCATGCGTCTGACGAACCAGCTCGCGGCGAGTTTGGCAGCGCGTGTCGGCAGCATTTACGACAGCGTCAACAGCTATCTGGCCGAACAAGGCGTGGCGGCCGAATTGCAATTCAAATTAAAACGCCAGACCAGCGAGCCAACACCGCAAGCAGCAGCAGCCGAGGCGGCGAAAGAAAATCAAGACTATGTTGAAATCGGCGGCCAGCGCTATGACACCAGCCGACGCGACATCTCGCATGACCGCACACCGGGTAAGCTGGAGCAATTATTCCATTCGGTGCGCACCCTGGCGGCCGGCTTGGGACGCAGCGGTGGCAGTGCCGGCAGCGGGTCCGAGCAAGGCGCAGCACGCCATGCCAGCCGCGGCGGCACCGGCGTCATGACGCATTTCGACAGCGCCCGGCAAGCCGAATCAGGCGCTGCTGAAGAAGCCGGCGTACCAGAATTTGCCACGCAAGATGAGCCAGCCTTCAAATGGTTGGGATCAAACCAATTGGTCGGTACCACCCTGCGCAGTTTTTTTGATGGCAGCCAAGCCACACAGGCCAGCCCGAGCTACGCTAGCCACGCTTACGGTGCCGCCGCCAACCAAGCCGCCAGCGCGCCGGATGATACGGCAATCGCAGGCAGCAATGCCGAAGCGCGCCAAGATGGCAGCACGGAAGAAAGCAGCGCCAATGAACCCAGCAGTTCGCGCACGGCCATCATCGCCACGGTCCATCAGTTACAAAAGAGTTTTACCGCCCCGGTCGAACAGATGTTCGACAATTTCGGCAGCATCCGTAATTTAATTCTCGAACAACGCAATCATCTCAATGCCTTGACCGCAGATGTCGATGAACAAATGACCATCGATGTGGTGGCGATGTTATTTGAATTTATTCTCAGCGACCCGCAAGTGCCGGCGGAAATTCGCGCACAACTCGGACGTTTACAATTTCTGGTACTGAAAGTGGCTTTGCGCGACCCGACTTTGTTGACGCAAAAAGGCCATCCGGCGCGCATGTTGATCAATCGGGTCGGCTCGATCTCGCTGGGGCTCAAGCAAATCGATCCGACCGGCGTACATATCGCCACTGAAATCAGCCGTATCGTTGCCACCCTACTCGACGATGACAGCGAGAATGCGCAATTATTTACCCGCATGCTCGATGAATTCGATGCCTTCATCGCCAAAGAATTACGTGGCAGCGACACGCAGATCAACGCTACCGTGGTGGCCGTCGAAGAGGTACAAAACCGCACGCTGCGCTTGGTTCACATCAGCGCGCAATTGCACGAAGCTTTACAAAAACTCAGCATCGATCCTTATCTGCGCGAATTTTTGCAATCGGTTTGGGTGCGCGCGATCGAGTTTGGCGAACACCAAGAAGCGCGCCGTGGCCGCCGTTATCGCCTGCTGGTGCCGGACTTATTGTGGAGCATCGTGGCGAAGAGCCAGCCCGAAGACCGCACACAATTATTCGCCCTCTTGCCGATTATTCTCAACACCTTGCGCGAAGCGCTAGGTGAAATCGCTTACGACCCGGTACGACAGAAAAATTTGCTCGACTGGTTAGTTGATGCCCACACCACCGCGCTGCGCGTGGCCAGCAGCATGCCGGCCGGCCGCGGTCTGAGTCTGCCGGCGATCCACGAGCATTTTTTCAGTTTCGTCTATCCGAGCACCGATTCTCCAGAGCAGTTACAACAAGAACAAGATGCGCCGGAAACCCAACGCATTCTGGCCCAAGCAATTCGCGATCTCGACCTCAAGGTCGACATGCTCGATCAACTGCTCGATGCCGAACTCGGCGATGAATCGGCTGCCATGGCATTGCCACTACCACTGGATATAAGTACTGAAATGATACGCGAACGTTTGCGCAGCGGTGTCAGCCTGGAAGTTAAACTGGGGCTCAAACCGAGTACAGGCACCCTCAATTGGGTCGATCCCAAGCTCAACAATCTGGTGCTCAGCCTGGAAGGCAATGAGCAACCGGCAATCGTCAGCGTACGCATGTTCCGCCGCATGATCGCCCATGGTCGTGTGCGTTTTCTCGAAGCCGAGCCGCTGTTTGAGCGCGCCGTGCAAGCCTTGCTGACCTCAGCCGATGCGCTCGACCAGCCCTTGGCGGCCTGA
- a CDS encoding lysophospholipid acyltransferase family protein — protein MIVWHLFRIFLHVSTGLLICSCVFPFASAASREQLIRRWSLQLLTICAVDVKFADASGGQIGPQAIVVSNHVSWLDIFVINTLHPCHFVAKADIRQWPVIGWLSAQAGTIFLVRGKQREVRRIYQGLVDQINEGKRIAFFPEGTTAAQGMLLPFHANLFEAAIVAQVPIQPLVVRYVDAQGRLHTAADFIGEMSFVESLQIILKAPRMTAELVRLPAIVTTGAHRREIAAQTRAAILQQLVMSSDETPCSYAQELSDTESGRQGLVERIG, from the coding sequence ATGATAGTTTGGCACTTGTTTCGAATTTTCCTCCACGTCAGCACAGGCTTGTTGATTTGCTCGTGTGTGTTTCCGTTTGCCTCCGCGGCTAGCCGCGAACAATTGATACGGCGCTGGTCGCTGCAATTGTTGACGATCTGTGCGGTGGACGTGAAGTTTGCCGACGCCAGTGGCGGCCAAATCGGCCCGCAAGCTATCGTTGTATCGAACCATGTTTCCTGGCTCGATATTTTCGTCATCAATACCCTGCATCCCTGTCACTTCGTCGCCAAAGCCGATATTCGCCAGTGGCCGGTGATAGGCTGGTTGTCGGCACAAGCCGGGACGATTTTTTTAGTGCGCGGCAAACAGCGCGAGGTGCGGCGGATTTATCAGGGCTTGGTCGATCAAATCAATGAGGGTAAGCGCATCGCTTTTTTCCCTGAAGGCACCACCGCCGCCCAGGGCATGTTATTGCCCTTCCATGCCAATTTATTCGAAGCGGCAATCGTCGCGCAAGTGCCGATACAGCCTTTGGTCGTACGCTATGTTGACGCGCAAGGGCGCTTGCATACGGCGGCTGATTTCATCGGCGAGATGAGTTTCGTCGAGAGCTTGCAAATCATTTTGAAAGCGCCGCGCATGACGGCAGAATTGGTGCGCTTGCCAGCGATTGTGACTACCGGTGCGCATCGGCGCGAGATTGCTGCGCAAACCAGGGCGGCGATTTTGCAGCAGTTGGTGATGAGCAGCGATGAAACGCCGTGCAGCTATGCTCAAGAGTTGAGCGACACAGAATCAGGCCGCCAAGGGCTGGTCGAGCGCATCGGCTGA